The Brassica napus cultivar Da-Ae chromosome C7, Da-Ae, whole genome shotgun sequence genome has a segment encoding these proteins:
- the LOC106411341 gene encoding putative MO25-like protein At5g47540 produces the protein MKGLFKSKPRTPSDLVRQTRDLFLYAHGSISLPDSKRDEKMAELSRNIRDMKSILYGNSEAEPVAEACAQLTQEFFRGDTLRLLITCLPKLNLETRKDATQVVANLQRQQVNSKLIASDYLEANLDLMDVLIEGFENTDLALHYGAMFRECIRHQIVAKYVLESEHVKKFFDYIQLPNFDIAADAAATFKELLTRHKSTVAEFLTNNEDWFFADYNSKLLESSNYITRRQAIKLLGDILLDRSNSAVMTKYVSSRDNLRILMNLLRESSKSIQIEAFHVFKLFVANQKKPADIVNILVANRSKLLRLLADLKPDKEDERFEADKSQVLREIAALEPQDLA, from the exons ATGAAGGGGCTTTTCAAGTCCAAGCCTCGGACTCCGTCTGACCTCGTCCGACAGACGCGCGATCTCTTTCTCTACGCCCATGGTTCCATCTCTCTGCCTGATTCCAAACGCGACGAGAAG ATGGCGGAGCTGAGCAGGAACATTCGTGATATGAAGTCGATTCTCTATGGGAACAGCGAGGCTGAGCCTGTGGCTGAAGCTTGTGCTCAATTGACTCAAGAGTTCTTTAGAGGGGACACTCTTCGTCTCTTGATTACTTGTCTCCCTAAACTCAACCTCGAG ACTAGGAAAGATGCTACACAAGTTGTTGCTAATCTACAGAGGCAGCAAGTCAATTCTAAGTTGATTGCTTCTGATTATCTCGAAGCCAATCTTGATCTCATGGATGTTTTGATTGAGGG ctTTGAGAACACGGACCTGGCTTTGCATTATGGTGCTATGTTTAGGGAGTGCATCCGCCATCAGATTGTTGCCAA ATATGTTTTGGAGTCGGAGCATGTGAAGAAGTTCTTCGATTACATACAGCTTCCTAATTTCGACATTGCTGCTGATGCAGCTGCAACTTTCAAG GAACTGTTAACTAGGCATAAGTCTACTGTTGCCGAGTTTCTCACCAACAATGAAGACTGG TTTTTCGCAGACTACAACTCAAAGCTTCTTGAATCAAGTAATTATATAACCAGACGGCAAGCTATCAAG TTGTTGGGTGATATATTACTGGATCGATCAAATTCAGCTGTGATGACGAAATATGTGAGCTCAAGGGATAACTTGAGGATTCTCATGAATCTTCTGAGA GAGTCAAGCAAGAGCATCCAGATAGAAGCATTCCATGTTTTCAAG CTGTTTGTGGCGAACCAAAAGAAGCCTGCAGATATAGTCAACATTCTGGTGGCAAACAGAAGCAAGCTTCTGAGATTGTTGGCTGATTTAAAACCAGACAAAG AGGACGAGAGGTTTGAAGCAGACAAAAGTCAGGTCTTGAGAGAAATTGCAGCTCTTGAGCCGCAAGATCTTgcttga
- the LOC106407373 gene encoding cysteine proteinase inhibitor 5 — translation MNNKATSILLLSLVLLPLYASASPRVGGWRPLSDVNDPHVVEIGKFSVSEYNKQSKAELKFVVVVSGESQVVAGMNYRLIVAVNDGVETAGAGASKNYEAIVWERAWLKSMNLTSFKPAI, via the coding sequence ATGAATAACAAAGCAACCTCCattcttctcctctctctcgTTCTCCTCCCTCTATACGCGTCTGCGTCGCCGCGTGTGGGCGGATGGCGTCCCCTCAGCGACGTTAATGACCCTCACGTCGTAGAGATCGGGAAATTCTCGGTGTCTGAGTACAACAAGCAGAGTAAAGCGGAACTCAAGTTCGTGGTGGTTGTTAGCGGTGAGTCTCAGGTAGTCGCCGGCATGAATTATCGGCTTATCGTGGCGGTGAATGATGGCGTAGAGACAGCCGGGGCTGGTGCGAGCAAGAACTACGAGGCTATTGTATGGGAGAGGGCGTGGTTGAAATCGATGAATCTCACTTCGTTCAAGCCTGCCATTTAA
- the LOC106410664 gene encoding tonoplast dicarboxylate transporter, translating to MNGGHLPAAASDDLKSPLLPVVHNDEPLEKQTLGHHLRTIFTPKNCYIALGPLLCAVVCLCARLGGEDTTTAKNMLGVLVWMFAWWLTEAVPMPITSMSPLFLFPLFGITTADHVASSYMDDVISLVLGSFILALAVEHYNIHRRLALNITMVFCVEPLNAPVLLLGICATTAFVSMWMHNVAATVMMMPVATGILQRLPSSPSSSSEMVPPAVGKFCRAVVLGVIYSAVVGGMSTLTGTGVNLILVGMWKSYFPEADPISFSQWFFFGFPLALSLFVVLWGILCVLYCPKGTGKVLSPYLHKSHLRTELEMLGPMSFAEKMVLSVFGGLVVLWMTRNITDDIPGWGCIFNGRAGDGTVSVMMATLLFIIPNGIKKGEKLMDWGKCKKLPWNIVLLLGAGFAIADGVRTSGLAEVLSKGLVFLETAPYWAIAPTVCLIAASITEFTSNNATTTLLVPLLIEIAKNMQIHPLLLMVPGAIGSQFAFLLPTGTPSNVVGFTTGHIEIKDMIKTGLPLKIAGTAFLSVLMPTLGTYVFGSKGAV from the exons ATGAACGGTGGTCATCTCCCCGCCGCCGCTTCCGACGATCTGAAATCTCCCCTCTTGCCGGTTGTCCATAATGACGAACCACTCGAAAAACAAACGCTGGGGCATCATCTCCGGACAATATTCACGCCCAAAAACTGTTACATCGCTCTTGGTCCTCTTCTTTGCGCCGTCGTGTGTCTATGCGCACGGCTCGGCGGAGAAGATACGACGACGGCGAAGAACATGCTAGGAGTTCTTGTGTGGATGTTCGCGTGGTGGCTGACGGAAGCCGTCCCGATGCCCATCACCTCCATGTCGCCGCTTTTTTTATTCCCGCTCTTCGGAATCACGACGGCGGATCACGTGGCAAGTTCTTACATGGATGACGTCATTTCCCTCGTTCTTGGGAGCTTTATCCTCGCTCTTGCCGTCGAACACTACAACATCCATCGCCGACTTGCTCTCAAC ATAACGATGGTATTCTGCGTGGAGCCTCTAAACGCGCCGGTGCTTCTGCTTGGCATCTGCGCAACAACGGCGTTCGTGAGCATGTGGATGCACAACGTGGCGGCCACGGTCATGATGATGCCAGTCGCTACAGGGATACTTCAGAGACTGCCCTCGTCGCCTTCGTCGTCATCGGAAATGGTGCCTCCGGCGGTGGGGAAGTTTTGCCGAGCGGTGGTGCTCGGTGTTATATACTCAGCTGTTGTTGGTGGAATGAGCACACTGACAGGAACAGGGGTCAATCTGATACTTGTCGGAATGTGGAAAAGCTATTTCCCGGAGGCTGATCCAATCAGTTTCAGCCAATGGTTCTTCTTCGGTTTCCCGCTAGCTTTGTCCTTATTCGTGGTGCTTTGGGGTATTTTATGTGTACTGTATTGTCCTAAAGGAACAGGGAAAGTTCTCTCTCCTTATCTTCATAAGTCCCATCTTCGTACAGAGCTTGAGATGTTGGGACCAATGAGTTTCGCTGAGAAGATGGTTTTATCTGTGTTTGGTGGTTTGGTTGTGTTATGGATGACAAGAAACATAACCGACGATATCCCCGGCTGGGGTTGTATCTTCAACGGCCGAGCCGGTGATGGAACGGTGAGTGTGATGATGGCTACGTTGCTGTTTATAATCCCAAACGGTATTAAAAAGGGAGAGAAGCTAATGGATTGGGGTAAATGCAAGAAACTTCCGTGGAACATAGTGTTGTTACTAGGAGCTGGGTTCGCTATAGCCGATGGTGTACGCACGAGTGGCCTAGCTGAAGTTTTATCCAAAGGGCTCGTGTTTCTCGAAACAGCTCCTTACTGGGCCATCGCTCCAACGGTTTGTCTCATCGCTGCTAGCATCACTGAGTTCACGTCAAACAACGCAACCACTACACTGTTGGTTCCTTTGCTCATCGAGATTGCGAAGAATATGCAAATCCATCCTCTCCTCCTGATGGTCCCTGGTGCCATAGGGTCTCAGTTTGCGTTCTTGCTACCCACGGGAACACCTTCCAACGTGGTGGGATTCACAACAGGGCATATTGAGATCAAAGACATGATTAAAACAGGGTTGCCTCTCAAGATCGCAGGAACCGCCTTTCTCTCTGTCTTGATGCCAACTCTTG GGACTTACGTGTTTGGATCAAAAGGAGCAGTTTAG
- the LOC106407336 gene encoding NADH dehydrogenase [ubiquinone] 1 beta subcomplex subunit 8, mitochondrial yields the protein MAGRLSGVASRIMGGNGVVARSNASSLRQRAGMGLPVGKHIVPDKPLSVNDELMWDNGTAFPEPCIDRIADTVGKYEALGWLCGGLGFFATLGLLAVVNDKASKVPFAPRVYPYDNLRVELGGEP from the exons ATGGCAGGAAGATTGAGCGGTGTGGCCTCACGGATCATGGGTGGAAACGGCGTCGTTGCACGATCCAACGCCTCATCTCTCCGCCAACGCGCGGGGATGGGTCTCCCCGTCGGCAAACACATCGTCCCCGATAAGCCT CTTTCGGTTAACGACGAGCTGATGTGGGACAACGGGACTGCGTTCCCAGAGCCTTGCATAGATCGAATTGCTGACACCGTCGGGAAG TACGAAGCATTGGGATGGTTGTGTGGCGGTCTAGGGTTCTTTGCCACTCTCGGTTTACTCGCTGTTGTGAACGACAAAGCTTCAAAGGTTCCTTTT GCACCACGAGTGTATCCGTATGACAACCTGAGAGTGGAGCTTGGAGGAGAGCCATAG
- the LOC106409766 gene encoding uncharacterized protein LOC106409766 has protein sequence MAMRECLDLTGIPYTREGIYATNNQFQKAGPKGFIHVKVLENDSLYVRVDLPGVPDDGVRHRVDGVRKKLVFFSGETPVGNRREGDREYSGSAGLGCDCCEITGVDAKMKDGVLRMIVSRVKVKDHDNKCSHFLPPNTGKSGRHLEDHPFVVKGRKRAFVGVPLPGDGLYFAVDIPGVRGDDVEVLANERQVKFYAEVKNVYEHDEGGGRVYLGCVNSRSSSSDPPPPSILTQRVGYDAEFGVLKIVIAPRPNNTSSQ, from the exons atggcGATGAGAGAATGCCTCGACTTGACGGGAATTCCTTACACCAGAG AGGGTATTTACGCGACCAACAACCAGTTCCAGAAAGCTGGTCCTAAGGGTTTCATCCACGTCAAGGTTCTGGAGAACGACAGCCTCTACGTGCGCGTCGACTTGCCCGGCGTTCCAGACGACGGAGTCCGGCACAGAGTCGACGGCGTGAGGAAAAAGCTTGTGTTTTTCTCCGGCGAAACTCCCGTTGGCAACAGAAGGGAGGGCGATCGTGAGTACTCCGGATCGGCCGGCCTAGGGTGTGACTGCTGCGAGATCACCGGCGTGGATGCCAAGATGAAAGATGGAGTCTTGAGGATGATCGTCTCAAGGGTCAAGGTGAAGGACCATGACAACAAGTGTTCTCACTTTCTGCCTCCTAACACAG GTAAGTCTGGGAGACACTTGGAGGATCATCCGTTTGTGGTGAAAGGGCGTAAGCGAGCTTTCGTTGGAGTTCCATTACCCGGTGATGGTCTCTACTTCGCAGTCGATATACCTGGCGTCCGTGGCGATGATGTTGAAGTTCTTGCTAACGAGCGTCAGGTTAAGTTCTACGCCGAGGTGAAGAACGTGTACGAGCATGATGAAGGTGGTGGCCGTGTTTACTTGGGATGCGTCAACAGTCGCTCTTCCTCCTCTGACCCTCCGCCTCCTTCGATTTTGACTCAAAGGGTAGGGTACGACGCAGAGTTTGGTGTTCTCAAGATTGTCATTGCACCTCGTCCCAACAATACCAGCAGCCAGTAA
- the LOC106409726 gene encoding 14.7 kDa heat shock protein → MSKAGSISSGNKSQGSSGSGVPRNSPPIPRNRFQKSGNQAVYEVKETEDTVIYRVDLPGCPASDLQYWVDGNNVHFFADEPAMSEYDHDGRKYGGTMVFNPVAYDVSGAKAKLRDGVLWITVPKVPGVDIKLTVVEKMLNCKITRDDVV, encoded by the exons ATGAGTAAAGCAGGCAGCATCTCCAGCGGAAACAAGAGCCAGGGTAGCTCCGGTAGCGGTGTCCCGAGGAACTCTCCACCTATCC CGAGGAACCGTTTCCAGAAAAGTGGCAACCAGGCGGTGTACGAGGTGAAAGAGACGGAAGACACCGTGATCTACAGGGTCGACTTGCCTGGCTGTCCCGCCTCTGACCTCCAGTACTGGGTCGACGGCAACAACGTCCACTTCTTCGCCGACGAACCCGCCATGTCCGAGTACGACCACGACGGTCGCAAATACGGAGGCACCATGGTGTTCAACCCAGTGGCGTACGACGTCAGCGGAGCGAAGGCAAAGCTCCGCGATGGTGTGCTCTGGATCACCGTCCCTAAGGTCCCCGGGGTGGACATCAAGCTGACCGTCGTCGAGAAGATGCTCAACTGCAAGATCACAAGAGACGACGTGGTTTGA
- the BNAC07G20350D gene encoding uncharacterized protein BNAC07G20350D, with amino-acid sequence MVGFTTCIDISTLPTDMEGFYATNNQFQKRGPKGFIQVKALDDDKLYVRVDLPGVPDDAVHHRVDAVRQKVVFFSAVTFNDGYEKQGVREYSGTAGLGCDCCEITGVEAKMKNGVLRMILSRVKVKDHDKKCTHTVPPFTGKSGGRVEEHPFVVKGRKRAFVGEPTADGGLFFAVDVPGVGDGDVEVLANESEIKFTAEVKNVSEHDESGRLYLGSVDTSWSGDSAANSLLSHNITGAVNFGVLKVLISPRPNTGGNNE; translated from the exons atggtTGGGTTCACCACCTGCATTGACATTTCGACGCTTCCCACCGATATGG AGGGTTTTTACGCGACCAACAACCAGTTCCAGAAAAGAGGTCCCAAGGGTTTCATCCAAGTCAAGGCTCTCGACGACGACAAACTCTACGTGCGCGTCGACTTGCCCGGCGTTCCAGATGACGCCGTCCACCACAGAGTCGACGCCGTGAGGCAAAAGGTGGTGTTTTTCTCTGCGGTAACCTTCAACGACGGCTACGAGAAGCAGGGCGTTCGTGAGTACTCCGGGACCGCCGGTCTGGGTTGTGACTGCTGTGAGATCACCGGCGTGGAGGCCAAGATGAAAAATGGAGTCTTGAGGATGATTCTCTCAAGGGTCAAGGTGAAGGACCATGACAAGAAGTGTACCCACACTGTTCCTCCTTTCACAG GTAAATCTGGAGGACGTGTTGAGGAGCATCCGTTTGTGGTGAAAGGTCGCAAGCGAGCCTTCGTTGGAGAACCAACAGCTGATGGTGGTCTTTTCTTCGCTGTGGATGTGCCTGGTGTTGGGGACGGTGATGTTGAAGTGCTTGCTAATGAGAGTGAAATTAAATTCACTGCTGAGGTCAAGAATGTTTCCGAGCACGACGAGAGTGGCCGTCTTTACCTTGGAAGTGTCGACACTTCTTGGTCTGGTGACTCTGCAGCTAATTCGCTTTTGAGTCATAACATCACCGGTGCTGTAAACTTTGGTGTTCTCAAGGTTCTCATTTCCCCTCGTCCCAACACCGGCGGTAACAATGAGTAA
- the LOC106409018 gene encoding RING-H2 finger protein ATL79-like — MRFLVEQVATRASSPLSSASSTECNSHTCRWKPYSNSSEFQANASVLLILFVSALICGLSLCAAIRCFLRPNLQTDDNEHKPDPEEDVSSTVPTPTLVYSSDLELAGAQAECAICLSEFEPGESIHVLEKCHHGFHVKCIHKWLSSRSSCPTCRTSIFSQNTLDSATSAVAPSTNEINA; from the coding sequence ATGCGTTTTCTAGTAGAACAAGTAGCTACTAGAGCTTCTTCACCATTGTCCTCTGCTTCTTCTACAGAATGTAACTCTCATACTTGCAGATGGAAGCCTTACTCCAACTCTAGTGAGTTCCAAGCAAACGCATCTGTTCTCCTTATCCTTTTCGTCTCTGCTCTCATATGTGGTCTCTCTCTCTGCGCTGCAATACGTTGCTTTCTCCGCCCAAATCTCCAGACTGACGACAACGAGCACAAGCCTGATCCTGAAGAGGATGTTTCATCCACCGTGCCAACTCCGACGCTTGTCTACTCCTCAGACCTTGAGCTTGCAGGGGCTCAAGCAGAGTGTGCCATATGTTTGTCTGAGTTCGAACCAGGTGAGAGCATCCACGTGCTGGAGAAATGTCATCATGGGTTCCATGTCAAGTGCATCCATAAGTGGCTATCTTCCCGCTCCTCCTGTCCTACTTGCCGGACTTCTATCTTCTCACAGAACACCTTAGACTCTGCAACATCAGCGGTAGCTCCTTCAACAAACGAGATCAATGCTTAG
- the LOC106411217 gene encoding heterogeneous nuclear ribonucleoprotein 1 — MDMESGKLFIGGISWETTEDRLRDYFQSFGEVLEAVIMKDRSTGRARGFGFLVFADPNVAERVVLLRHVIDGKLVEAKKAVPRDDHKSNSSLQGSSPGPANSKKIFVGGLASSVTEAEFKKYFAQFGVITDVVVMYDQRTQRPRGFGFISYESEDAVDRVLRRTFHELNGKMVEVKLAVPKDPVRNQMNVNGFGSNRISALLMNEYTQGFTPSPISSYGVKPEVRYSPGVVNRGGFSPFGHGYGIDLNFEQDQTQRYGSGSSAGFGRPFSPGYTPSLSRYGSQIETGGGANGSVLNASTKNHLWGNGGGLGYMSNSPVSRSSFNGNSGMSSLGSIGDNWGGAGARARNSYRSEGGGLGLEAMRGVHVGGFSNGLNSLEADSLYSDSAWLSMPAKADEKLGMGAFDFMSRGPAGYINRQPNGGIAA, encoded by the exons ATGGATATGGAGTCAGGTAAGCTCTTCATCGGCGGGATCTCTTGGGAGACCACCGAAGACCGTCTTCGCGACTATTTTCAGAGCTTCGGCGAGGTTTTGGAAGCCGTCATCATGAAGGATCGTTCCACTGGTCGTGCTCGTGGCTTTGGTTTCCTTGTCTTCGCTGATCCCAATGTTGCCGAGAGAGTCGTGCTGCTCAGACACGTCATTGATGGTAAACTT GTTGAGGCGAAGAAGGCAGTTCCAAGAGATGATCACAAAAGTAACAGCAGTCTACAGGGATCATCACCTGGTCCAGCTAACAGTAAAAAGATCTTTGTTGGAGGTTTGGCTTCATCGGTTACAGAGGCTGAGTTCAAGAAGTACTTTGCTCAGTTTGGGGTGATTACTGATGTTGTGGTGATGTATGACCAACGAACACAGCGACCGAGAGGCTTTGGGTTCATCTCTTATGAATCAGAGGACGCTGTAGACAGAGTCTTGCGAAGGACGTTCCACGAACTCAATGGGAAGATGGTGGAAGTCAAACTGGCTGTTCCCAAGGACCCAGTCCGGAACCAGATGAATGTAAATGGCTTTGGCAGTAATAGAATCAGTGCGTTGCTGATGAACGAGTACACACAAGGGTTCACCCCGAGTCCAATCTCAAGTTATGGAGTGAAACCTGAGGTTAGGTACAGTCCAGGAGTAGTTAATAGGGGCGGATTCTCACCTTTTGGACATGGATATGGGATTGATCTGAATTTCGAGCAAGACCAGACTCAGAGGTATGGATCTGGTTCCAGTGCAGGCTTTGGACGGCCCTTTAGCCCTGGATATACTCCGAGCCTTAGCAGGTACGGTAGCCAGATTGAGACAGGAGGAGGAGCTAACGGTTCTGTGCTAAATGCATCAACAAAGAACCATTTATGGGGAAATGGTGGTGGTCTAGGTTACATGTCAAACTCACCCGTCTCTAGAAGCAGCTTCAATGGAAACTCTGGAATGTCTTCACTAGGCAGCATTGGAGACAACTGGGGAGGAGCAGGTGCACGTGCACGTAATAGCTATCGCAGTGAGGGAGGAGGCTTAGGATTAGAAGCAATGAGAGGAGTTCATGTTGGTGGTTTCAGCAACGGTTTGAACAGCTTGGAGGCAGACTCTCTCTACAGTGACTCGGCGTGGCTTTCGATGCCTGCAAAGGCGGATGAAAAATTGGGAATGGGAGCATTTGACTTCATGTCTAGAGGACCGGCTGGATACATCAACAGGCAACCAAACGGAG GAATTGCAGCTTAG
- the LOC106409203 gene encoding uncharacterized protein LOC106409203 isoform X2 gives MGSLFILRCFLLFFFLFLCQGAFAAAGKIWSRTEMVEMAGYGEQKLSSVIIAGSLLCDTWRPHLPSIAIPGATVAIKCHTGYKRRSKWIKAVTDDLGEFEIDLPSQLHAIPDMENTEDQVTGSQFKIIASCMVSIFSTKDLNIKQ, from the exons ATGGGAAGCTTATTCATCCTACGTTGCTTCTTgttattcttcttcttgttcttgtgtCAAGGAGCGTTTGCAGCTGCAGGGAAGATATGGAGCAGAACAGAGATGGTGGAGATGGCTGGCTACGGTGAACAAAAACTCTCCTCTGTGATCATCGCCGGATCTCTTCTTTGCGACACTTGGCGTCCTCACCTTCCCTCTATAGCTATTCCAG GTGCCACAGTTGCCATCAAGTGCCACACTGGATACAAAAGGAGATCCAAATGGATTAAAGCTGTTACTGATGATTTGGGAGAGTTTGAAATCGATCTCCCTTCCCAACTCCACGCAATCCCCGACATGGAAAACAC GGAAGATCAAGTTACAGGGTCACAGTTCAAGATCATAGCAAGCTGCATGGTGTCAATATTTTCAACTAAAGATTTAAACATTAAACAGTAA
- the LOC106409203 gene encoding uncharacterized protein LOC106409203 isoform X1, translating to MGSLFILRCFLLFFFLFLCQGAFAAAGKIWSRTEMVEMAGYGEQKLSSVIIAGSLLCDTWRPHLPSIAIPGATVAIKCHTGYKRRSKWIKAVTDDLGEFEIDLPSQLHAIPDMENTCVVKPVHVPKLYRCNHRSTNTHKRIKLVSSTNGFRVYTSGKIKLQGHSSRS from the exons ATGGGAAGCTTATTCATCCTACGTTGCTTCTTgttattcttcttcttgttcttgtgtCAAGGAGCGTTTGCAGCTGCAGGGAAGATATGGAGCAGAACAGAGATGGTGGAGATGGCTGGCTACGGTGAACAAAAACTCTCCTCTGTGATCATCGCCGGATCTCTTCTTTGCGACACTTGGCGTCCTCACCTTCCCTCTATAGCTATTCCAG GTGCCACAGTTGCCATCAAGTGCCACACTGGATACAAAAGGAGATCCAAATGGATTAAAGCTGTTACTGATGATTTGGGAGAGTTTGAAATCGATCTCCCTTCCCAACTCCACGCAATCCCCGACATGGAAAACACGTGCGTCGTTAAGCCAGTACATGTGCCTAAGCTATATAGATGCAATCACAGATCAACCAATACACACAAACGTATAAAGCTTGTTTCCTCTACTAACGGCTTCCGTGTCTACACCTCAGGGAAGATCAAGTTACAGGGTCACAGTTCAAGATCATAG